In Afipia sp. GAS231, a single window of DNA contains:
- a CDS encoding branched-chain amino acid ABC transporter permease: MELFTNQVLAGIATGAIYACMALAVVMIYQAIDHLNFAQGEMAMFSTFMSWQMMQWGIPYWGAFVLTLALSFAGGIAIERLLFKPLAKAPVLTNVAGFIALFAIVNSVAGLIWDFTIKQYPTPFGSSPFLGSQLISTHQAGMIGVTILLLILLFIFFQYTRIGLAMRAAASVPESARLVGINTSWMIALGWGMATAIGAIAGMLIAPVVFLEPNMMGGVLIYGFAAAVLGGLTSPLGAVIGGFLVGIFENLAGTYIPGVGNELKLPIALALIIVVLVVKPAGLLGRPIVKRV, encoded by the coding sequence ATGGAACTCTTTACCAACCAAGTCCTGGCCGGCATCGCCACAGGCGCGATCTACGCCTGTATGGCGCTCGCCGTGGTGATGATCTATCAGGCGATCGACCATCTGAATTTCGCCCAGGGCGAAATGGCGATGTTCTCGACCTTCATGTCGTGGCAGATGATGCAGTGGGGCATCCCCTATTGGGGCGCGTTCGTGCTGACCCTGGCGCTGTCGTTCGCCGGCGGCATCGCCATCGAGCGGCTGTTGTTCAAGCCGCTGGCGAAGGCGCCGGTCCTGACCAACGTCGCCGGCTTCATCGCGCTGTTCGCCATCGTCAACAGCGTCGCCGGCCTGATCTGGGACTTTACCATCAAGCAGTATCCAACGCCGTTCGGATCCTCGCCCTTCCTCGGCAGCCAACTGATCTCGACCCACCAGGCCGGCATGATCGGCGTCACCATCCTGCTGCTGATCCTGCTGTTCATCTTCTTCCAGTACACGCGGATCGGCCTTGCGATGCGGGCGGCGGCCTCGGTGCCTGAATCGGCCCGGCTGGTCGGTATCAACACCTCCTGGATGATCGCACTCGGCTGGGGCATGGCGACCGCGATCGGCGCGATCGCCGGCATGCTGATTGCGCCGGTGGTGTTCCTCGAACCGAACATGATGGGCGGCGTGCTGATCTACGGATTTGCCGCGGCCGTGCTCGGCGGCCTGACTTCGCCGCTGGGCGCCGTGATCGGCGGCTTCCTGGTCGGCATCTTCGAGAATCTCGCCGGCACCTACATTCCCGGCGTCGGTAACGAGCTGAAACTGCCGATCGCGCTTGCGCTGATCATCGTCGTATTGGTCGTCAAACCGGCTGGGCTGCTTGGCCGGCCCATCGTGAAGCGAGTTTGA
- a CDS encoding branched-chain amino acid ABC transporter permease produces the protein MSAAEDIVTEAPAVEAVPKRAMTLGLGTSLVVLAALCLAPLFVKNFIIFQMTMLLIYGLAVLALNILTGGSGQFSLGQSAFYAVGAYTSAILMEHANMNYALTLPIAGIVCFAFGYLFGKPALRLSGVYLALATFALATAMPQLLKLGFFEHWTGGVQGLVVTKPDAPFGLPMSQDMWLYYFTLAITVGIYVASVNLLRSRSGRAFMAIRDNEIAASAMGVDVALYKTLAFGVSAGITGVAGGLGAIAVQFVAPDGYTITLAISLFLGMVVGGVGWLPGSIVGSAFIIFVPNIAEGVSKGLSGAVFGVLLFLVIFLVPHGARQVAMVAQGLIGKLKR, from the coding sequence ATGAGCGCTGCTGAAGACATCGTCACGGAAGCCCCGGCCGTCGAAGCCGTTCCGAAACGCGCCATGACGCTCGGCCTCGGCACCTCGCTGGTGGTGCTGGCCGCTTTGTGTCTCGCGCCGCTGTTCGTCAAGAACTTCATCATCTTCCAGATGACGATGCTCCTGATCTACGGACTTGCGGTGCTGGCGCTGAACATCCTGACCGGCGGGAGTGGCCAGTTCTCGCTCGGCCAGAGCGCGTTCTACGCGGTCGGCGCCTACACGTCGGCGATCCTGATGGAACACGCCAACATGAACTACGCGCTGACGCTGCCGATCGCAGGCATCGTCTGCTTTGCCTTCGGATACCTGTTCGGCAAGCCGGCGTTGCGGCTTTCCGGCGTCTATCTCGCCTTGGCGACCTTCGCACTCGCCACCGCGATGCCGCAGCTCCTGAAACTCGGCTTCTTCGAGCACTGGACCGGCGGCGTGCAGGGCCTCGTCGTCACCAAGCCGGACGCGCCGTTCGGCCTGCCGATGTCGCAGGATATGTGGCTGTATTACTTCACGCTCGCGATCACGGTCGGGATCTATGTCGCTTCCGTAAATCTGCTGCGGTCGCGCTCCGGTCGCGCCTTCATGGCGATCCGCGACAACGAGATCGCGGCATCCGCGATGGGCGTCGACGTGGCGCTGTACAAGACGCTGGCGTTCGGCGTTAGCGCGGGAATTACCGGCGTTGCCGGTGGTCTCGGCGCCATCGCCGTACAGTTCGTGGCGCCTGACGGCTACACCATCACGCTCGCGATCTCGCTGTTCCTCGGCATGGTCGTCGGCGGCGTCGGCTGGCTGCCGGGTTCGATCGTCGGTTCCGCCTTCATCATCTTCGTGCCGAACATCGCCGAAGGCGTTTCCAAGGGCCTTTCCGGCGCCGTGTTCGGCGTACTGCTGTTCCTGGTGATCTTCCTGGTGCCGCACGGCGCCAGACAGGTCGCGATGGTAGCCCAGGGCCTGATCGGCAAGCTCAAGCGTTAA
- a CDS encoding ABC transporter substrate-binding protein codes for MLSTSPTRIAAFTTAVIAFAAMSGSALAQKKYDTGASDTEIKVGNIMPYSGPASAYGVIGKTEEAYFKMINDKGGINGRKINFITYDDGYSPPKAVEQVRKLVESDEVLVVFNPLGTPSNTAIQKYLNSKKVPQLFVATGATKWNDPKNFPWTIGWQPAYQSEAQIYAKWLTKEKPDAKIAILYQNDDFGKDYLKGTKDGFGAKASSVIIMEESYEVSEPSIDSHIVKIKAANPDVLLIYTTPKFGAQTIKKTAELGWKPLQIITNVSASVGSVMAPAGFDNAQGVLSAAYAKDGADPQWSNDPGMKKWVEFLEKYMPGADKTDASIVYAYGAAQTLAKTLEMCGDDLTRANVMKQAASLKDFTPDTLLPGVKINTSATDFAPISQLQMQRFKGQKWELFGETISGDIASE; via the coding sequence ATGCTTTCGACGTCACCAACAAGAATCGCCGCGTTCACGACGGCGGTCATCGCTTTCGCTGCCATGAGCGGCAGCGCACTCGCCCAGAAGAAGTACGACACCGGCGCGTCAGATACCGAGATCAAGGTCGGCAACATCATGCCGTACAGCGGCCCTGCCTCCGCCTATGGCGTGATCGGCAAGACCGAAGAAGCGTACTTCAAGATGATCAACGACAAGGGCGGCATCAACGGCCGCAAAATCAATTTCATTACCTATGATGACGGCTACAGCCCGCCGAAGGCCGTCGAGCAGGTTCGTAAATTGGTCGAGAGCGACGAAGTGCTCGTCGTGTTCAATCCGCTCGGCACCCCGTCCAACACCGCGATCCAGAAGTACCTGAATTCCAAGAAGGTGCCGCAGCTGTTCGTGGCGACCGGCGCCACCAAGTGGAACGACCCGAAGAACTTCCCCTGGACCATCGGCTGGCAGCCCGCCTACCAGAGCGAAGCGCAGATCTATGCGAAGTGGCTGACGAAAGAGAAGCCCGACGCCAAGATCGCGATCCTCTATCAGAACGACGATTTCGGCAAAGACTACCTCAAAGGCACCAAGGACGGTTTTGGCGCCAAGGCCTCCTCCGTCATCATCATGGAAGAGAGCTATGAGGTTTCCGAGCCGAGCATCGACTCGCACATCGTCAAGATCAAGGCCGCCAACCCGGACGTGCTGCTGATCTACACGACGCCGAAGTTCGGCGCCCAGACCATCAAGAAGACCGCCGAACTCGGCTGGAAGCCGCTGCAGATCATCACCAACGTCTCGGCCTCGGTCGGCAGCGTGATGGCGCCGGCGGGCTTCGACAACGCCCAGGGCGTATTGTCGGCGGCCTACGCCAAGGACGGCGCCGATCCGCAATGGAGCAACGATCCCGGGATGAAGAAATGGGTCGAATTCCTCGAAAAGTACATGCCGGGCGCCGACAAGACCGACGCGAGCATCGTCTATGCCTATGGTGCGGCCCAGACCCTGGCGAAGACGCTTGAGATGTGCGGTGACGACCTCACCCGCGCCAACGTCATGAAGCAGGCGGCCAGCCTGAAGGACTTCACGCCGGACACACTGCTGCCCGGCGTCAAGATCAACACCTCGGCCACCGACTTCGCCCCGATCAGCCAGTTGCAGATGCAGCGGTTCAAGGGACAGAAGTGGGAATTGTTCGGCGAGACCATCAGCGGCGACATCGCATCCGAATAA
- a CDS encoding ABC transporter substrate-binding protein: MTAIYRRLGAAVLALFTATCGSAFAQKKYDPGASDTEIRIGNIMPYSGPASAYGVIGKTEEAYFRKINAEGGINGRKITFISYDDGYSPPKAVEQARKLVESDGVLLIFNSLGTPSNVAIQKYMNDKQVPQLFVASGATKWNSPKEFPWTMGWQPSYQSEARIYAKYLIKEKPDAKIGVLYQNDDFGKDYLKGLKDGLGAKSSMIVAELGYETLDPTIDNQVVKLKASGADVFISITTPKFAAQAIKRAAEFNWKPLQIVASVSSSVGGVMKPAGFENTQGILSAAYDKDGADPQWDNDPGMKNFATFLAKYYPEGNKSDGALIFGYGAAQTMVKVLQMCGDDLTRANVMKQAASLKDFVPDTLLSGIKINTSATDFAPIEQLQLMRFKGEKWELFGDIIGGTPGR, from the coding sequence ATGACTGCTATCTATCGGCGATTGGGAGCAGCCGTACTCGCCCTGTTCACCGCGACCTGCGGCAGTGCCTTCGCCCAGAAGAAGTATGACCCCGGCGCGTCGGACACCGAAATCAGGATCGGCAACATCATGCCGTACAGCGGACCGGCCTCCGCCTATGGCGTGATCGGCAAGACCGAAGAGGCCTATTTCAGGAAGATCAATGCCGAGGGCGGCATCAACGGCCGCAAGATCACCTTCATCAGCTACGACGACGGCTACTCACCGCCCAAGGCGGTCGAGCAGGCGCGCAAGCTGGTCGAGAGTGACGGGGTGCTGCTGATATTCAACTCGCTCGGCACGCCGTCCAACGTGGCGATCCAGAAGTACATGAACGACAAGCAGGTGCCGCAACTGTTCGTCGCCAGCGGCGCCACCAAGTGGAACAGCCCAAAAGAATTTCCGTGGACCATGGGCTGGCAGCCCTCCTACCAGAGCGAAGCACGCATCTACGCCAAGTACCTGATCAAGGAAAAACCCGACGCCAAGATTGGCGTGCTCTACCAGAACGACGATTTCGGCAAGGACTACCTCAAAGGCCTCAAGGATGGTCTCGGCGCCAAATCGTCGATGATCGTCGCCGAGCTAGGCTACGAGACCCTGGATCCGACGATCGACAACCAGGTCGTCAAGCTGAAGGCTTCCGGCGCTGACGTCTTCATCAGCATCACGACGCCGAAATTCGCGGCGCAGGCGATCAAGCGGGCCGCCGAGTTCAACTGGAAGCCGCTGCAGATCGTCGCCAGCGTCTCGTCCTCGGTCGGCGGCGTGATGAAGCCGGCGGGTTTCGAGAATACGCAAGGCATCCTGTCGGCGGCCTACGACAAGGACGGCGCCGATCCGCAGTGGGACAACGATCCCGGCATGAAGAATTTTGCGACCTTCCTCGCCAAATATTATCCCGAGGGCAACAAGAGTGACGGCGCTCTGATCTTTGGCTATGGGGCGGCGCAGACCATGGTGAAGGTGCTGCAGATGTGCGGCGATGACCTCACCCGCGCCAATGTCATGAAGCAGGCCGCAAGCCTGAAGGATTTCGTGCCCGACACGCTGCTTTCCGGCATCAAGATCAACACCTCAGCCACCGACTTCGCGCCGATCGAGCAACTTCAGTTGATGCGATTTAAAGGCGAGAAATGGGAGCTGTTCGGCGACATCATCGGCGGCACCCCCGGCCGCTGA
- a CDS encoding ABC transporter substrate-binding protein: MPAIHVRLGALSAALAILAATSSGASAQKKYDIGASDTEIKIGNIMPYSGPASAYGVIGKTEEAYFRKINAEGGINGRKITFVSYDDAYSPPKTVEQARKLVESDEVLIVFNPLGTPPNSAIQKYMNQKKVPQLFVATGATKWNDPKEFPWTMGWQPNYQSEAQIYAKYILKNKPDAKIAVLYQNDDYGKDYLKGFKDGLGAKAASLIVMEESYEVSEPTIDSHIVKLRSTGADVFFNITTPKFAAQAIKKNMEIGWKPLHFLNNVSASVGSVIKPAGFENAQDIISSNYLKDPTDPQWKTDKGMIAWNEFLDKYYPEANRADASVMYAYTVAQGLVHVLKACGDDLTRANIMKQAASIKELELGGLLPGIKVSTSDTDFAPISQLQLMKFKGEGWDLFGEILSGDVGG, translated from the coding sequence ATGCCTGCTATCCATGTGCGATTGGGGGCGCTTTCGGCTGCCCTCGCGATATTGGCCGCGACCAGCAGCGGCGCATCCGCGCAAAAGAAATACGACATCGGCGCATCAGACACCGAAATCAAGATCGGCAATATCATGCCCTATAGCGGACCGGCTTCCGCCTATGGCGTGATCGGCAAGACCGAGGAAGCCTATTTCCGCAAGATCAATGCCGAAGGCGGCATCAACGGCCGCAAGATCACCTTCGTCAGCTACGACGACGCCTACTCGCCGCCGAAGACGGTGGAGCAGGCACGCAAGCTGGTCGAGAGCGACGAGGTACTGATCGTCTTCAATCCGCTGGGCACGCCGCCGAATTCGGCGATCCAGAAATACATGAACCAGAAAAAGGTGCCGCAACTGTTCGTCGCCACCGGCGCCACCAAGTGGAACGATCCGAAGGAATTCCCCTGGACCATGGGCTGGCAGCCCAACTACCAGAGCGAAGCCCAGATCTATGCGAAGTACATCCTGAAGAACAAACCCGATGCCAAGATCGCGGTGCTCTACCAGAACGACGATTACGGCAAGGACTATCTGAAGGGCTTCAAGGACGGGCTTGGCGCCAAGGCCGCCTCCTTGATCGTGATGGAGGAGAGCTACGAGGTCTCCGAACCGACGATCGACTCCCACATCGTCAAACTCAGGTCGACCGGCGCCGACGTGTTCTTCAACATCACGACGCCGAAATTCGCGGCGCAGGCGATCAAGAAGAACATGGAGATCGGCTGGAAACCGCTGCACTTCCTCAACAACGTCTCGGCCTCCGTCGGCAGCGTCATCAAGCCGGCCGGCTTCGAGAACGCACAGGACATCATTTCTTCGAACTACCTCAAGGATCCCACCGATCCGCAGTGGAAGACCGACAAGGGGATGATCGCCTGGAACGAGTTCCTGGATAAGTATTATCCGGAAGCCAACCGCGCCGATGCCTCCGTGATGTACGCCTACACCGTCGCCCAGGGCCTCGTGCACGTGCTCAAGGCCTGCGGCGACGACCTGACCCGCGCCAACATCATGAAGCAGGCGGCCAGCATCAAGGAGCTCGAACTCGGCGGGCTGTTGCCCGGCATCAAGGTCAGCACGTCAGACACCGACTTCGCGCCGATCTCGCAATTGCAGTTGATGAAATTCAAGGGCGAGGGCTGGGATCTGTTTGGTGAAATCCTGAGCGGCGACGTCGGCGGCTGA
- a CDS encoding ABC transporter substrate-binding protein: MPITARRLAIGSVAGFALLAATSSGALAQKKYDIGATDTEIKIGNIMPYSGPASAYGVIGKTEEAYFRKINAEGGINGRKITFVSYDDAYSPPKTVEQARKLVESDEVLIVFNSLGTAMNSAIQKYLNTKKVPQLFVATGATKWNDPKEFPWTMGWQPNYQSETVIYAKYILKNKPDAKIAVLYQNDDYGKDYLKGLKDGLGAKAASMIVAEESYETSEPTIDTHIVKLKSTNADIFLNVASPKFAAQAIRKMAEIGWKPMHFLNNVSASIGGVITPAGPENAQDIISSAYLKDPTDTQWKDDKGMKAWNEFLDKYYPEANRTDASVMYAYTVAQGLVHVLKACGDDLTRANIMKQAASIKDLELDGLLPGIRVNTSGTDFAPLSQVQLERFKGGTWELFGEILSGDVGG; this comes from the coding sequence ATGCCCATTACCGCCCGACGGCTTGCGATCGGCTCAGTGGCCGGCTTCGCGCTGCTTGCTGCAACCAGCAGCGGCGCATTAGCGCAAAAGAAATACGACATCGGCGCGACCGACACCGAGATCAAGATCGGCAACATCATGCCCTATAGCGGACCGGCTTCCGCCTATGGCGTGATCGGCAAGACCGAGGAGGCCTATTTCCGCAAGATCAACGCCGAGGGCGGCATCAACGGCCGCAAGATCACCTTCGTCAGTTATGACGACGCCTACTCGCCGCCGAAGACGGTGGAGCAGGCGCGCAAGCTGGTAGAGAGCGACGAAGTCTTGATCGTCTTCAACTCGCTGGGCACCGCGATGAACTCGGCGATCCAGAAATATCTCAATACCAAGAAGGTGCCGCAGCTCTTTGTTGCGACCGGCGCCACCAAGTGGAACGATCCGAAGGAGTTTCCCTGGACCATGGGCTGGCAGCCCAACTACCAGAGCGAAACCGTGATCTACGCGAAGTACATCCTGAAGAACAAGCCGGATGCGAAGATCGCGGTGCTCTATCAGAACGACGACTACGGCAAGGACTATCTCAAGGGATTGAAGGACGGCCTCGGCGCCAAGGCCGCCTCGATGATCGTCGCCGAGGAAAGCTACGAGACCTCGGAGCCGACGATCGACACCCATATCGTCAAGCTGAAATCCACAAATGCCGATATCTTCCTGAATGTCGCCAGCCCGAAATTCGCGGCGCAGGCGATCCGCAAGATGGCCGAGATCGGCTGGAAACCGATGCACTTCCTCAACAACGTCTCGGCCTCGATCGGCGGCGTCATCACGCCGGCAGGACCGGAAAACGCGCAAGACATCATCTCGTCGGCCTACCTCAAGGATCCGACCGACACGCAGTGGAAAGACGACAAGGGCATGAAGGCGTGGAACGAATTCCTGGACAAGTATTATCCGGAAGCCAACCGCACCGATGCCTCGGTGATGTACGCCTACACCGTGGCGCAAGGCCTCGTGCACGTGCTCAAGGCCTGCGGCGACGACCTGACCCGCGCCAACATCATGAAGCAGGCCGCTAGTATCAAGGATCTCGAGCTCGACGGCTTGCTGCCGGGCATCAGGGTCAACACGTCAGGCACTGATTTCGCGCCGCTGTCGCAGGTGCAACTGGAGCGCTTCAAGGGCGGCACCTGGGAGCTGTTTGGTGAAATTCTGAGCGGCGACGTCGGCGGCTGA
- a CDS encoding ABC transporter substrate-binding protein: protein MPVIARPLAVASTAFALFAVSASGALAQKKYDTGATDTEIKIGNIMPYSGPASAYGIIGKTEAAYFKKINDAGGINGRKINFVSYDDAYSPPKTVEQARKLVESDEVLFIFNSLGTPSNSAIQKYMNSKKVPQLFVATGATKWNDPKDFPWTMGWQPNYQSETQIYAKYILKNKPDAKIAVLFQNDDYGKDYLKGLKDGLGPKAASMIVAEESFETSEPTIDNHIVKLKSTNADVFIDIATPKFAAQAIKKVAEIGWKPTHFLNNVSASVGAVIKPAGYENAQDIISAAYLKDASDKQWDNDPGMKEFYAFMTKDFPEGDKLDGGTVTGYGVAQTLVQVLKQCGDNLTRENVMKQAASLKDFRTEVLLPGIKINTGPTDFAPISSLQLMRFKGERWELFGDVINADAGG, encoded by the coding sequence ATGCCCGTTATCGCCAGACCATTGGCCGTAGCTTCGACCGCATTCGCCTTGTTCGCCGTATCCGCCAGCGGCGCGCTGGCGCAGAAAAAATACGACACCGGTGCGACCGATACCGAAATCAAGATCGGCAACATCATGCCCTACAGCGGACCCGCTTCCGCCTACGGCATCATCGGCAAGACCGAGGCCGCCTACTTCAAGAAGATCAACGATGCCGGCGGCATCAACGGCCGCAAGATCAACTTCGTCAGTTATGACGACGCCTACTCGCCGCCGAAGACGGTCGAACAGGCCCGCAAGCTGGTCGAGAGCGACGAAGTGCTGTTCATCTTCAACTCGCTTGGAACGCCGTCGAACTCGGCGATCCAGAAGTACATGAACTCCAAGAAGGTGCCGCAACTGTTCGTCGCCACCGGCGCCACCAAGTGGAACGACCCGAAGGATTTCCCCTGGACCATGGGCTGGCAGCCCAACTACCAGAGCGAAACCCAGATCTATGCAAAGTACATCCTGAAGAACAAGCCGGACGCCAAGATCGCGGTGCTGTTCCAGAACGACGACTACGGCAAGGACTATCTGAAAGGCCTGAAGGATGGCCTCGGCCCGAAAGCCGCCAGCATGATCGTCGCCGAGGAGAGCTTCGAAACTTCAGAGCCGACCATCGACAACCATATCGTCAAGCTGAAGTCGACCAATGCCGACGTGTTCATCGACATCGCGACGCCGAAATTCGCCGCACAGGCGATCAAGAAGGTCGCCGAGATCGGCTGGAAGCCGACGCACTTCCTCAACAACGTCTCGGCCTCCGTCGGTGCCGTGATCAAGCCGGCCGGTTATGAGAATGCGCAGGACATCATCTCGGCCGCCTACCTCAAGGACGCTTCCGACAAGCAGTGGGACAACGATCCCGGCATGAAGGAATTCTACGCCTTCATGACCAAGGACTTTCCGGAAGGCGACAAGCTCGACGGCGGTACGGTCACGGGTTACGGCGTCGCCCAGACCCTGGTCCAGGTGCTGAAGCAGTGCGGCGACAACCTGACCCGCGAAAACGTCATGAAGCAGGCAGCGTCGCTGAAGGACTTCCGTACCGAAGTCCTGCTGCCCGGCATCAAGATCAACACCGGCCCGACCGATTTTGCTCCGATTTCCTCGCTTCAGCTGATGAGGTTCAAGGGCGAGCGTTGGGAGCTGTTCGGCGACGTCATCAACGCCGACGCCGGCGGCTAG
- a CDS encoding ABC transporter substrate-binding protein: MTSPISRRFATVLLGLSLTAATGHTAFAQKKYDTGASDTEIKIGNIVPYSGPASAYGVVGKAMGAVFKKVNDDGGINSRKINFISYDDAYSPPKAVEQARKLIESDEVLLLFGTLGTASNTAIQKYVNGKKVPQLFVATGATKWNDPKNFPWTMGWLPSYQSESRIYAKYLAKEKPAAKIAVLYQNDDMGKDYLKGLKDGFGADASRIIAEESYEVAEPTVDNHVVRLKSANPDVIIFFTTPKFGAQAIKKIGEMNWKPVTIVSNVSASTATVMRPAGLDNSQGVMSAAYAKDVSDPQWTGDAGIKAFDELLAKYLPEVNRVDASAMTGYNMATTMVEVLKRCGDNLTRENVMKQAAGLKQLAQGGLLPGITLTTGPDDFQPIEQLQLMQFKGERWQLFGDVISGELSN; encoded by the coding sequence ATGACCAGCCCGATCAGCCGCCGCTTCGCCACCGTCCTTTTGGGTCTGTCGCTGACTGCAGCCACCGGCCATACGGCGTTCGCGCAGAAGAAATACGATACCGGCGCCAGCGACACCGAGATCAAGATCGGCAACATCGTTCCCTATAGCGGCCCGGCCTCGGCCTATGGCGTGGTCGGCAAGGCGATGGGCGCGGTGTTCAAGAAGGTCAACGACGACGGCGGCATCAACAGCCGCAAGATCAACTTCATTTCCTACGACGACGCCTACTCGCCACCCAAAGCCGTGGAGCAGGCGCGCAAGCTGATCGAGAGCGACGAGGTGCTGCTGCTGTTCGGCACGCTCGGCACCGCCTCGAACACCGCGATCCAGAAATACGTCAACGGCAAGAAGGTGCCGCAACTGTTCGTCGCCACCGGCGCCACCAAATGGAACGACCCGAAGAATTTTCCCTGGACCATGGGCTGGCTGCCCTCCTACCAGAGCGAGTCGCGGATCTACGCAAAGTATCTCGCCAAGGAGAAGCCGGCGGCCAAGATCGCGGTACTCTACCAGAACGACGACATGGGCAAGGACTACCTGAAAGGCCTCAAGGACGGTTTTGGCGCCGACGCGTCGCGCATCATCGCCGAGGAGAGCTACGAGGTGGCGGAGCCGACGGTCGATAACCACGTCGTGCGGCTGAAGTCCGCCAATCCCGATGTCATCATCTTCTTCACGACGCCGAAATTCGGCGCGCAGGCGATCAAGAAGATCGGCGAGATGAACTGGAAGCCGGTCACGATCGTTTCCAATGTCTCAGCCTCGACCGCGACCGTGATGCGCCCCGCCGGCCTCGACAATTCGCAAGGCGTGATGTCAGCAGCCTATGCCAAGGACGTCAGCGACCCGCAATGGACCGGCGACGCCGGCATCAAGGCGTTCGACGAACTGCTCGCAAAGTACCTACCGGAGGTCAACCGCGTCGATGCGTCGGCGATGACCGGCTACAACATGGCGACCACCATGGTCGAGGTGCTGAAGCGCTGCGGCGACAACCTCACCCGCGAGAACGTCATGAAGCAGGCGGCCGGCCTCAAGCAATTGGCGCAAGGCGGCCTGCTGCCCGGCATCACGCTGACCACCGGCCCGGATGATTTCCAGCCGATTGAACAGTTGCAGTTGATGCAGTTCAAGGGCGAGCGCTGGCAATTGTTCGGCGACGTCATCAGCGGCGAACTGAGCAACTGA
- a CDS encoding glycerate kinase, with product MTDRRPLLRAIFDAAVAAAHPDVVLSAHLRPVPKGRVICLAAGKGAAAMAAAAERHYLDKLKLDPARLIGIATTRHSHGVPTRRIRVVEAGHPVPDEAGLRAADDTLRLAAEATADDLLLVLLSGGGSANWIAPVEGVSFAQKQQVNRALLRSGAPIGEMNVVRKHLSRVKGGRLARAGQRAAEIVTLAISDVPHDDPSAIASGPTVPDPTTLADARALVARYNLAIDDAVRHALNDPNNESCKPGDPAFARAQFELIARPKASLDAAVKIAGDAGYAIIELGADLEGEAREVAAEHARLALKARSEGRRTAILSGGELTVTVRGNGRGGPNQEYALALADLLKDTTDMAALAADTDGADGGAGSATDPAGAVIDHKTFAKMKSLGLDPKAYLANNDASAFFEATGDLLLTGPTLTNVNDVRVILVD from the coding sequence ATGACCGACCGACGTCCCCTCCTCCGCGCGATCTTTGACGCGGCGGTTGCTGCAGCCCATCCCGACGTCGTGCTGTCGGCGCATCTCCGCCCCGTCCCAAAGGGCCGCGTCATCTGCCTTGCCGCCGGCAAGGGTGCGGCCGCGATGGCTGCGGCGGCGGAGCGGCATTACCTCGACAAGCTCAAACTCGATCCGGCGCGCCTGATCGGTATTGCCACCACCCGCCACAGCCACGGCGTGCCGACGCGACGGATACGAGTCGTCGAGGCCGGCCATCCCGTGCCGGATGAAGCCGGCCTGAGAGCCGCCGACGACACGCTGCGGCTGGCGGCGGAAGCGACCGCGGACGACCTGCTGCTGGTGCTATTGTCCGGCGGCGGCTCCGCCAACTGGATCGCGCCGGTCGAGGGCGTGTCGTTCGCGCAAAAGCAGCAAGTCAACCGCGCGCTGCTGCGCTCGGGCGCGCCGATCGGCGAAATGAACGTGGTGCGAAAACATCTGTCGCGGGTCAAAGGCGGAAGGCTGGCGCGCGCCGGCCAGCGCGCCGCCGAAATCGTCACGCTGGCGATCTCCGATGTGCCGCATGACGATCCGTCCGCCATCGCGTCCGGCCCGACGGTGCCGGACCCGACCACGCTGGCGGATGCTCGCGCGCTGGTCGCGCGATATAACCTCGCGATCGATGATGCCGTTCGACACGCGCTGAATGATCCGAACAACGAGAGCTGCAAGCCTGGCGATCCCGCTTTCGCCCGCGCGCAGTTCGAACTGATCGCGCGGCCGAAGGCCTCGCTCGATGCCGCGGTCAAGATCGCCGGAGACGCGGGCTATGCGATCATCGAACTCGGCGCCGACCTCGAAGGCGAGGCCCGCGAGGTCGCCGCCGAACATGCGCGGCTGGCATTGAAGGCACGCAGCGAAGGCCGGCGGACCGCGATCCTGTCCGGCGGCGAGTTGACGGTGACCGTGCGCGGCAACGGCCGCGGCGGTCCCAACCAGGAATATGCACTGGCGCTGGCCGATCTCTTGAAGGACACAACCGACATGGCCGCGCTGGCGGCCGATACCGACGGCGCCGATGGCGGCGCCGGCAGCGCCACCGATCCCGCAGGCGCGGTGATCGACCACAAGACATTTGCGAAAATGAAGTCGCTGGGACTGGATCCCAAGGCGTATCTCGCCAACAACGACGCGTCGGCGTTTTTCGAAGCCACCGGCGATTTGCTGCTGACCGGCCCGACGCTGACCAATGTGAATGACGTCAGGGTGATTTTGGTGGATTAG